The DNA region TGGTCATGGGCGCAGGCTGCGTCGCAGGCCGCAATGGTGGCGAGGACGCGAAAGGCGAGACCAGCGAGGCGACGGCTCATGGCGGCTCTCCCTCAGGGCACTCCTGCGGAGAGCATAATGTCGGAAAGCGTCGAAGTGTTGCCCGAGATGACGGTTGCGATGACGGTGGTGGCATCAGCCGAAGCTCGCGTGATCCAGCGCGGCCTCATCGGTTTCCGATATTCGATACATCGAAAGGCGTCGTCTGGTAGAGCTGGTTGATCCAGTTGCCGAACAGCAGGTGGGCATGGCTGCGCCAGCGGTTCTCGGGCTGGCGCCCCGGGTCGTCCTTCGGGAAGTAGTTGTGCGGCGTGGCGATGGGCTTCCTGGCGGCGAGGTCTCGGAAATACTCGTCGCTGAGCGAATTGGAATCATACTCGATATGGTTGAACATATGGAGGGACCTGTGGGCCGGATCGTCCAAAAGGCACAGGCCCGCCTGGTCCGACTCCATCAGCACGCTCATGCCGCTATCTGCCGGGATGTCCTCACGCCGCACCTCGGTCCAGCGCGACACAGGGATCGAGAAATCGTCGGAAAAGCCGCGCAGATATGACGAGGCGGGCGCGAGATTCCGGTGACGGTAGACACCGAACGCCTTCTCGGCCAGCAGGTGCTTGGGCATGCCGTGGAAGTGATGGACCGCCGCTTGCGCGCCCCAGCAAATGTTGAAGCAGCCATGGACATGGGTCTGCGTCCAGTCGAAGATGCGGCGCAGTTCGTCCCAATAGGTCACCTGCTCGAATGGCATCGTCTCGACCGGGGCACCGGTGACGATAAAGCCGTCAAACCTCTCCGAGCTGATGTCCTCCCAGTCGCGGTAGAACGATATGATGTGCTCGCTGGGCGTATTGCGCGCGACGTGGTTGGTCATCTTGACCAGAGTCAGCTCCACCTGAAGCGGGGTCGAGCCGAGCAGCCTCGCAAACTGCGTCTCGGTCTTGATCTTGTCGGGCATCAGATTGAGCAGGCCGACGCGCATGGGCCGGATGTCCTGGCGCACCGCATCTGCCTCGCGCATCACCATGACGCCTTCTGCGTCGAGCGTGGCGCGGGCGGGCAGGTCGTCAGGTATCTTTATGGGCATCGACTTGTCTCGCTCTGCGGGGGGTGCCGGACATACCGCAGATCATGGTCGCTCGCGACCTCAAAAGCGAAGGTTTTCGAGGGCAGGGGGCCAGTCCTCAGTCCTCAGCGCTTGGCCCTCGGCCCTCAGGCGCCGCTCGCCGCCTCGCCCAACGCTGCGAGCAGGCTCTGCCACCATTGCGCATGGCGATGCAGGAAGAGCGCGTCCGGCATCGTGTGGCGCGCCACATGCTCGGCCGGCACCGTATCCCAGCCGCGATGCTCGACGGTGACCCGCGTCTCGACGCCCACAGGCTCGAAGCGGATATCGACCTGCGTCAGCTGGCCCGGCCTGAAAGTCGCTTGCCGCCAGGTGAAGCTCAAGCGGGCGCCGGGCTCCCAGGTGGTGATCTTGCCGATCTCGAAGACCTTGCCGCTGGCGAGCGTCTCGGTAAAGCGCCCGCCTTCATGCGGCTCGAAGGCCAGCATTCCGGGCGAACGCGGCGTGAAGCGGAACAGCTCGTTCGGGCGCCACCAGAGATGGATCTCGCGGGTGAAGACCTCGAAGGCGCGCTCGGGCGTTGCCGCGACCCTCAGCGATACGAGCACGAGCGAGCTCATCGCTTGCCCTCCAGATGGACCTTGAAGGCAGCGAGCTGCCCGGTCCAGAGCCGTTCCGTCTCCTCGAGCCAGAGGCGCAACTGACGCATCGGCTCGGGCCTCAGCTGGTAGACGCGCAGGCGCGCGTCGAAATCGGGATGCGTCTCCTCGACGATGCCGTTGAGGCGCAGATTGCGCAGATGCCGGCTCATGGCCGGCGGGCTCAAGCCGGCGGCGCGCGCAAGCTCGCTCGCGCGCCGCGGCTCACGGCGCAGGAGATCGACGACCAGGCGCCGATGCGGATCGGCGAGCGAGGCCAGCGTCCGGTCGAGGTCGAATGCCTTGCTCGCAAGACCGCGCTTTGCAGGACCCTGCTTTGCGGGATTTGGCCTTGAAGGATTTGGTCTTGAAGGATTTGCTTTCGAAGAACCTGGTTTCCAGGAACCTGGTTTCGAAGAAATTGGCCTCAAACCCAGCCCTCGATCTTCAGCCCGCTCGCCTTCTCAGCCTCCTCGCGCGTCACCATCCGCACGGTCTGGCCAAAGGTCCAGACATGGCCTTCGGGATCGCGCGCCGCATAGACCCGGTCGCCGTAGAACTGATCTTCCGGCTCGCGCACGATCACCGCTCCGGCGGCACGCGCCCGGGCGCAATGCTCGTCGATGCCGTCGCGCAATTTCACATGGATGCCATGCGTGTTCTTGCCGCCAAGCGAGGCGGGGCTTGCCGTGTACTCGGCCCATTCGCTGCCGACCATGATGTAGCCGTCGCCGAACCGCATCTCGGAATGGCCGAGCCGTCCTTCGGCATCGGTGATCACCATGCTGCGCTCAAAGCCGAAGGCGGTCTCGAGCCAGTCGAGCGCCGCGAAGGGATCGCGATAATAGACGGCGGTGCCGAAAGTCGGCCGTTGGACCTTGTCGTTCATGAGTGCAAATCCTTCTCTCTTCGCGCAATAATTAACGGTGCGCGCAACTATCTGTCAAGCCGGAGGCGCCGGCGAACCGAGGCCCGCCGAAACCCCGCTTGACAAGCCGACGGGGAGTGAACAGAGTGGCAACACGAAGGTGTCGGCAACACCATGCTGCAGTGCAGCGAGACCGAATCCGGGACATGACGCGTTCGCTGTAGATCTCCTGTTTTTAACAGCTGATCGCAATGCAGCATCGCCCGTGCATCGACCGGGATATGCGCATCCAGCCTGCTGCGCCTTTTCTTCGCGGGATTTCGATGGCACAAAGACGCCTCGGGATCGCCGGCCGCGGGCGAGCCTCGTGTCGCAGAGGACCATCATGGACAAGCGCCTTCCCTTCCTCGCCGAGCTCGAGCGCAAGGTCTTGTGGTTGTCCACCTGGACGATCCACAACGCCAACCATCTGCGGGCGGGCGATGACAGCCTCAAGGTCGGCGGCCATCAGGCCTCCTCGGCCTCGCTCTCGACCATCCTGACGGCGCTCTATTTCGCGGTGCTGCGGCCCGAAGATCGGGTGGCGGTGAAACCGCATGCGAGCCCGATCTTCCATGCCATCCAATATCTGTTCGGCAACCAGACGCGCGAGAAGCTCGAGAATTTCCGCGGCTACAAAGGCGCGCAATCCTATCCGTCCCGCACCAAGGATGTGGACGATGTCGATTTCTCGACAGGCTCCGTCGGGCTCGGCGTGGCGCAGACGCTGTTTGCGAGCCTCGTCCAGGATTACGTCAAGGCGCATGGCTGGGCCAAGGACCGGCGCGAAGGCCGCATGATCGCCCTCGTCGGCGATGCCGAGATGGACGAAGGCAATATCTTCGAGGCATTGCTCGAAGGCTGGAAGCAGGGCCTGCGCAATTGCTGGTGGATCATCGACTATAACCGCCAGAGCCTCGATGCGGTCATCCGCGAGGGGCTGTACGCGCGCTTCGAGGCGATCTTCCGCGCCTTCGGCTGGGATGTGGTGATCCTCAAATACGGCTCGCTGCAGCTTGCGGCCTTCAAGGAGCCGGGTGGCGAGAAGCTGCGGCAATGGATCGACACTGCGCCGAACCAGCTCTATTCGGCCTTGACCTTCCAGGGCGGGGCGGCCTGGCGCAAGCGGCTCCTCGACGATCTCGGCGATCAAGGCGAGATGACGCATCTCATCGAGAGCCGCTCGGACGAGGAGCTGGCGAGATTGATGAGCAATCTCGGCGGGCATGATCTGCCGAGCCTGCTGCAGGCCTTCGAGGCGATCGACCATGACCGCCCGACCGTGTTCATCGCCTATACGATCAAGGGTTTTGGTTTGCCGCTCGCCGGCCACAAGGACAACCATGCGGGGCTGCTGACGCCGACCCAGCTCGACCTCTATCGCCAGACGGTGGGCGTGCGGGCCGGCCATGAATGGGACAAGTTCGAGGCCTCGCGCCTCCCGCCCGAGGCCATGGAGCGTTTCCTCGGCGAGGTGCCCTTCGTGGCTGATGGCCGGCGCCGCTACGCCAGCCCGCGCCTCCCGGTTCCCGACGCGCTCGCCACGCCCCAGCAGCCGCGCCTGTCGACCCAGCAGGGTTTCGGCCTGCTCCTGAACGAGCTCGGCCGCAGCGATGCGCCGCTCGCCGACCGCATCGTCACCACTTCGCCCGATGTGACGGTCTCGACCAATCTCGGCGCCTTCGTCAACCGGCGCGGCCTCTTCGCCCGCAAGGACATGAAGGACCTGTTCAAGGCCGAGCGCATTCCCTCGACCTTCACCTGGGATTTCTCGCCCAAGGGGCAGCATCTCGAGCTCGGCATCGCCGAGATGAACCTGTTCATCCTGCTTTCGGCGCTCGGCTTGTCGCATTCGCTGTTCGGCGAGCGCCTGATCCCGATCGGCACGCTCTACGACCCCTTCATCTCGCGCGGCCTCGATGCCCTGAACTATGCCTGCTACCAGGATGCCAGGTTCATCCTGGTGGCGACGCCTTCGGGCGTGACCTTGGCGCCCGAGGGTGGCGCG from Rhizobiales bacterium GAS188 includes:
- a CDS encoding homoserine O-succinyltransferase → MPIKIPDDLPARATLDAEGVMVMREADAVRQDIRPMRVGLLNLMPDKIKTETQFARLLGSTPLQVELTLVKMTNHVARNTPSEHIISFYRDWEDISSERFDGFIVTGAPVETMPFEQVTYWDELRRIFDWTQTHVHGCFNICWGAQAAVHHFHGMPKHLLAEKAFGVYRHRNLAPASSYLRGFSDDFSIPVSRWTEVRREDIPADSGMSVLMESDQAGLCLLDDPAHRSLHMFNHIEYDSNSLSDEYFRDLAARKPIATPHNYFPKDDPGRQPENRWRSHAHLLFGNWINQLYQTTPFDVSNIGNR
- a CDS encoding Activator of Hsp90 ATPase homolog 1-like protein; this encodes MSSLVLVSLRVAATPERAFEVFTREIHLWWRPNELFRFTPRSPGMLAFEPHEGGRFTETLASGKVFEIGKITTWEPGARLSFTWRQATFRPGQLTQVDIRFEPVGVETRVTVEHRGWDTVPAEHVARHTMPDALFLHRHAQWWQSLLAALGEAASGA
- a CDS encoding transcriptional regulator, ArsR family (non-canonical start codon;~manually curated), which codes for MASLADPHRRLVVDLLRREPRRASELARAAGLSPPAMSRHLRNLRLNGIVEETHPDFDARLRVYQLRPEPMRQLRLWLEETERLWTGQLAAFKVHLEGKR
- a CDS encoding Uncharacterized conserved protein PhnB, glyoxalase superfamily — encoded protein: MNDKVQRPTFGTAVYYRDPFAALDWLETAFGFERSMVITDAEGRLGHSEMRFGDGYIMVGSEWAEYTASPASLGGKNTHGIHVKLRDGIDEHCARARAAGAVIVREPEDQFYGDRVYAARDPEGHVWTFGQTVRMVTREEAEKASGLKIEGWV
- a CDS encoding pyruvate dehydrogenase E1 component produces the protein MDKRLPFLAELERKVLWLSTWTIHNANHLRAGDDSLKVGGHQASSASLSTILTALYFAVLRPEDRVAVKPHASPIFHAIQYLFGNQTREKLENFRGYKGAQSYPSRTKDVDDVDFSTGSVGLGVAQTLFASLVQDYVKAHGWAKDRREGRMIALVGDAEMDEGNIFEALLEGWKQGLRNCWWIIDYNRQSLDAVIREGLYARFEAIFRAFGWDVVILKYGSLQLAAFKEPGGEKLRQWIDTAPNQLYSALTFQGGAAWRKRLLDDLGDQGEMTHLIESRSDEELARLMSNLGGHDLPSLLQAFEAIDHDRPTVFIAYTIKGFGLPLAGHKDNHAGLLTPTQLDLYRQTVGVRAGHEWDKFEASRLPPEAMERFLGEVPFVADGRRRYASPRLPVPDALATPQQPRLSTQQGFGLLLNELGRSDAPLADRIVTTSPDVTVSTNLGAFVNRRGLFARKDMKDLFKAERIPSTFTWDFSPKGQHLELGIAEMNLFILLSALGLSHSLFGERLIPIGTLYDPFISRGLDALNYACYQDARFILVATPSGVTLAPEGGAHQSIGTPLIGIAQDGLAAFEPAFVDELSVILRFAFDYLQRSGDGEPNERTWLRDETGGSVYLRLSTRQVEQPQRDMSGALRDDIIDGAYWLRKPGPNAQVVIAYTGAVAPEAIEAVGLIAEDRRDVGLLAVTSADRLNAGWTAAQRARERGLVHARSHIERLLAEVPPHCGLVTVLDGHPATLAWLGSVMGHRTRSLGVEHFGQTGTIADLYRHFGIDAQAIIAAAQMIAPGRPIRHLRAVQG